A single genomic interval of Neisseria leonii harbors:
- a CDS encoding MotA/TolQ/ExbB proton channel family protein has product MNLGLVFQQGDPVLIAVFLMLVAMSVITWTAAIVRYLRLRRAKAANAEIRPQLENAQNWQQTLAAAQNSEAPYARLVRHAAEAEAAYRSGGGMPYAEYMLHSIHHQAGQQMRSFEGGMTALATIGATAPFIGLFGTVWGIYNALINIGTSGQMSIAAVATPIGEALVATALGLFVAIPAVLAYNFLVRGNKTLSQDLHAYAHTLHMQAVNRQKD; this is encoded by the coding sequence ATGAACTTAGGACTGGTATTCCAACAGGGCGATCCCGTATTGATTGCGGTATTTCTGATGCTTGTCGCCATGAGCGTCATCACATGGACGGCCGCCATCGTCCGCTACCTGCGCCTGCGCCGCGCCAAAGCGGCCAACGCCGAAATCCGCCCGCAGCTCGAAAACGCGCAAAACTGGCAGCAAACCCTTGCCGCCGCCCAAAACAGCGAAGCCCCGTATGCCCGTCTGGTGCGTCATGCCGCCGAAGCCGAAGCCGCCTACCGCAGCGGCGGCGGAATGCCCTATGCCGAATACATGCTGCACAGCATCCACCATCAGGCCGGCCAACAGATGCGCAGCTTTGAAGGCGGCATGACCGCACTGGCCACCATCGGCGCCACCGCCCCCTTCATCGGCCTGTTCGGTACCGTCTGGGGCATCTACAACGCCCTGATCAACATCGGCACCAGCGGCCAGATGAGCATTGCCGCCGTCGCCACCCCCATCGGCGAAGCCCTGGTGGCCACCGCTTTGGGTCTGTTCGTCGCCATTCCCGCCGTCTTGGCCTACAACTTCTTGGTGCGCGGCAACAAAACCCTCAGCCAAGACCTGCACGCCTACGCCCATACCCTGCACATGCAGGCCGTCAACCGACAAAAGGACTAA
- the rarD gene encoding EamA family transporter RarD, which yields MNAVRTAASREFRQGIWYAAGCYAVWGMFPIYWYPVNQAGMAADQVLAQRIVWSALFAGAVMLFTRNTAAFAAVARQPKLIAALMLSGLCIGMNWLVYLWAITGNHVLDASLGYFISPLFSVFLGRAVLKERLDKLQAAAVCLAFAGILWLAVPAGQVPWVALLLTFTFGLYGFIRKTAPVGALVGLMWETLVLLPFAAAYLVYHAVAGSLQFAQYGVVPSAVLIGSGVMTTLPLLMFAAGARRISLSVLGMMQYISPVLQLLAGLLLFGETFDTARLIGYGWVWLGVVLYLAAAWRQQRTA from the coding sequence ATGAATGCCGTCCGAACCGCCGCTTCCCGAGAATTCCGCCAAGGCATTTGGTATGCCGCCGGCTGTTATGCCGTTTGGGGCATGTTTCCGATTTACTGGTATCCCGTCAATCAGGCGGGTATGGCGGCCGATCAGGTACTGGCGCAGCGTATTGTCTGGTCTGCGCTGTTTGCGGGTGCGGTGATGCTGTTTACCCGCAACACGGCCGCTTTTGCCGCTGTGGCGCGGCAGCCGAAACTCATTGCCGCGCTGATGTTGAGCGGTTTATGCATCGGCATGAACTGGCTGGTGTACCTGTGGGCGATTACCGGCAATCATGTGCTCGATGCCAGTTTGGGTTATTTTATTTCGCCGCTGTTCAGCGTGTTTCTCGGCCGTGCCGTGTTGAAAGAGCGTTTGGACAAATTGCAGGCTGCGGCCGTTTGTCTGGCGTTTGCCGGTATTCTGTGGCTGGCGGTTCCGGCGGGGCAGGTGCCTTGGGTGGCGCTGCTGCTCACGTTCACTTTCGGCCTGTACGGTTTTATCCGCAAAACCGCGCCCGTCGGCGCGCTGGTGGGGCTGATGTGGGAAACGCTGGTACTGCTGCCGTTTGCGGCGGCCTATCTTGTTTACCATGCGGTTGCGGGCAGCCTGCAATTTGCCCAATACGGTGTTGTGCCGTCGGCCGTCTTAATCGGATCGGGTGTGATGACCACCCTGCCGCTGCTGATGTTTGCCGCAGGCGCGCGGCGCATATCTCTGTCCGTGCTCGGCATGATGCAGTATATTTCCCCCGTTTTGCAGCTTCTGGCGGGGCTGCTGCTGTTCGGCGAAACCTTCGATACCGCCCGCCTGATCGGCTACGGTTGGGTCTGGCTGGGCGTGGTGCTGTATCTGGCGGCGGCCTGGCGGCAGCAGCGTACCGCCTGA
- the tsf gene encoding translation elongation factor Ts: MAEITAKMVADLRAATGLGMMECKKALVEAEGDMEKAEEILRIKSGAKAGKLAGRTAAEGVLAYAVEGNVGALVEVNCETDFVAKDEGFVAFANSVAKTAVAKKPATVEELSGLVEEERKAIIAKLGENMSVRRFQLIETADSLTAYIHGALATEGVLVEFKGSEDVARKVGMHIVAAKPQCVSEAEVDADLVEKERRIYTQQAIESGKPADIAAKMVGGRIKKFLAEITLNGQAFVMNPDQTVAQFLKENGTEVLSFVRYKVGDGIEKAVVDYAAEVAAAAKV, from the coding sequence ATGGCAGAAATTACTGCAAAAATGGTGGCCGATCTGCGCGCCGCCACCGGCTTGGGCATGATGGAATGTAAAAAAGCCCTCGTTGAAGCCGAAGGCGATATGGAAAAAGCCGAAGAAATCCTGCGCATCAAATCCGGCGCGAAAGCCGGCAAACTGGCCGGCCGTACGGCTGCCGAAGGCGTTCTGGCTTATGCCGTTGAAGGCAACGTGGGTGCGCTGGTCGAAGTGAACTGCGAAACCGACTTTGTCGCCAAAGACGAAGGCTTTGTCGCCTTTGCCAACTCGGTAGCCAAGACCGCCGTTGCCAAAAAACCGGCCACCGTCGAAGAGTTGAGCGGACTGGTGGAAGAAGAGCGCAAAGCCATTATCGCCAAACTGGGCGAAAATATGTCCGTACGCCGCTTCCAGCTGATTGAAACCGCCGACAGCCTGACCGCCTACATTCACGGCGCGCTGGCGACAGAAGGCGTTTTGGTCGAGTTCAAAGGTTCCGAAGACGTGGCGCGCAAAGTCGGTATGCACATTGTTGCCGCCAAGCCGCAATGCGTGAGCGAAGCCGAAGTCGATGCCGACCTGGTGGAAAAAGAGCGCCGTATCTATACCCAGCAGGCCATCGAGTCGGGCAAACCGGCCGACATCGCCGCCAAAATGGTCGGTGGCCGCATCAAGAAATTCCTGGCCGAAATCACCCTGAACGGCCAAGCGTTTGTCATGAACCCCGATCAAACCGTGGCACAGTTCCTGAAAGAAAACGGCACCGAAGTGCTGTCTTTCGTGCGCTACAAAGTGGGCGACGGCATTGAAAAAGCCGTTGTCGATTATGCCGCCGAAGTGGCCGCTGCCGCCAAAGTATAA
- a CDS encoding MFS transporter, translating into MKPAETVNIQQFLNESRFSPYQWLIFAVCFLVAFFDGMDTAAIGYIAPSLLVDWGIEKKQLAPVLSAALFGLAVGAVSFGPVADKIGRKVVLTFSVILFSAVCAVSAFAENLTQLTVLRFITGLGLGAAMPNAVTLLSEFCPDRKRALIVNTMFCGFPVGAAAGGFAAAWLIPEYGWRAALMWSGLVPLALGVLMMVLLPRSPSFLVQRNRPAAEVRAILQRINPQADLSHAHFAVNEQHNARDANPMATVLGRHFRTGSLLLWLAYFSGLIIFYAMINWMPVLFKEAGMPSEWGPRISGLFALGGLGAVFNGYLMDRFNGNKLIALLSFLTAASVACIGWALGQGVGVLIAVVLFAGVMQNTAQSSLPALAAKFYPTGCRTTGVSWMLGIGRFGAIAGTFLTGQLVAWQLDFTAIFLILSVPSLLLSACLLLKQKLYGGS; encoded by the coding sequence ATGAAACCGGCAGAAACCGTCAATATCCAGCAGTTTCTCAACGAATCGCGCTTTTCGCCCTATCAGTGGCTGATTTTTGCCGTCTGCTTTCTGGTGGCCTTTTTCGACGGCATGGATACCGCCGCCATCGGCTACATCGCCCCCAGTCTGCTTGTCGACTGGGGCATCGAGAAAAAGCAATTGGCACCCGTTTTGAGTGCGGCCCTGTTCGGCCTGGCGGTCGGCGCGGTGTCGTTCGGGCCGGTGGCCGACAAAATCGGCCGCAAAGTCGTGCTGACGTTTTCGGTCATACTGTTTTCCGCCGTCTGCGCCGTTTCCGCTTTTGCCGAAAACCTGACCCAGCTGACCGTTTTGCGTTTTATTACCGGCCTGGGTTTGGGTGCGGCGATGCCCAACGCGGTCACGCTGCTGTCCGAATTCTGCCCCGACCGCAAACGCGCCCTGATTGTGAATACCATGTTCTGCGGTTTCCCTGTCGGTGCGGCGGCGGGCGGTTTTGCCGCCGCGTGGCTGATTCCCGAATACGGTTGGCGTGCCGCACTGATGTGGTCGGGGCTGGTGCCGCTGGCCTTGGGCGTGCTGATGATGGTGCTGCTGCCGCGCTCGCCGTCGTTTCTGGTGCAGCGCAACCGCCCGGCCGCCGAAGTGCGTGCCATCCTGCAACGGATTAACCCGCAGGCGGATTTGTCCCACGCACACTTTGCGGTAAACGAGCAGCACAACGCACGCGATGCCAACCCGATGGCGACCGTTTTGGGCAGACATTTCCGCACCGGATCGCTGCTGCTCTGGCTGGCCTATTTCAGCGGCCTGATTATTTTCTATGCCATGATCAACTGGATGCCGGTACTGTTTAAAGAAGCCGGTATGCCGTCTGAATGGGGGCCGCGCATTTCCGGCCTGTTTGCCCTGGGCGGCTTGGGCGCGGTATTCAACGGCTATCTGATGGACCGCTTCAACGGCAACAAACTGATTGCCCTGCTCTCTTTCCTGACGGCCGCATCCGTTGCCTGCATCGGCTGGGCGTTGGGGCAGGGCGTGGGCGTATTGATTGCCGTGGTCCTGTTTGCCGGCGTGATGCAGAACACCGCCCAATCCTCGCTGCCCGCACTGGCGGCCAAATTCTACCCCACAGGCTGCCGCACCACGGGCGTGTCGTGGATGCTGGGCATCGGCCGCTTCGGCGCCATCGCCGGCACCTTTCTGACCGGCCAGCTGGTGGCGTGGCAGCTGGACTTTACCGCCATCTTCCTGATTCTGTCCGTACCTTCGCTGCTGCTGAGTGCCTGCCTGCTGCTCAAACAGAAACTGTACGGCGGCAGTTGA
- a CDS encoding ESPR domain-containing protein, with amino-acid sequence MNHIYKVVFNKATGTFTAVAEFAKSQGKNNTVNNSAASTAVKAVKFLKITPLAVAVFAALGFASQANAVTYRTATNADQLILGGNNVVQTADATSPLVVFGQYI; translated from the coding sequence ATGAACCATATTTATAAAGTCGTATTCAACAAAGCCACCGGCACATTTACTGCCGTGGCAGAGTTTGCGAAATCACAGGGTAAAAATAACACTGTGAATAATAGTGCGGCATCAACTGCGGTTAAAGCCGTGAAATTTCTCAAAATCACACCGCTTGCAGTGGCGGTGTTTGCAGCATTGGGCTTTGCATCACAGGCAAACGCCGTTACTTACCGCACAGCCACCAATGCCGACCAGCTGATTTTGGGCGGTAACAATGTCGTGCAAACTGCCGATGCGACCTCACCGCTTGTGGTATTTGGTCAATATATATAA
- a CDS encoding polyprenyl synthetase family protein, which produces MNTANDFALWQRAVQAQTEDALARLMPSENSLPVRLHEAMRYTALGGGKRLRPMLAAAAAELGRADTAALTRVMAAVELIHVYSLVHDDMPAMDNDSLRRGKPTCHVQYGEATALLAGDALQTLAFDILSSGDGEAADTADGARRRLAQVAVLARAAGSLGMAGGQAVDLAHVGLPMTRPELEQMHRLKTGALIRAAVRMGALCCEDLDTAALARLDAYAGQIGLAFQVVDDVLDCEADTATLGKTAGKDADNDKPTYVRLMGLAEAKNYAHHLIDGALAELADFDGRALRLRQLAQFVVARTH; this is translated from the coding sequence TTGAACACAGCGAATGATTTTGCCCTGTGGCAGCGGGCGGTGCAGGCGCAGACGGAAGATGCGTTGGCACGGTTGATGCCGTCTGAAAACAGCCTGCCCGTGCGTTTGCACGAAGCGATGCGCTATACCGCGCTGGGCGGCGGCAAACGCCTGCGGCCGATGCTGGCGGCGGCGGCGGCCGAATTGGGCAGGGCGGACACGGCGGCTTTGACGCGCGTGATGGCGGCGGTGGAGCTGATTCATGTCTATTCGCTGGTGCACGACGATATGCCCGCGATGGACAACGACAGCCTGCGCCGGGGCAAACCGACCTGCCATGTGCAGTATGGCGAAGCCACCGCGCTCTTGGCCGGCGATGCCCTGCAAACGCTGGCGTTCGATATTCTGAGCAGCGGCGACGGCGAAGCGGCCGACACGGCAGACGGCGCACGGCGCAGACTGGCGCAGGTGGCCGTTTTGGCGCGTGCGGCAGGCAGTTTGGGCATGGCGGGCGGGCAGGCGGTCGATTTGGCCCATGTCGGCCTGCCGATGACCCGGCCCGAGCTGGAACAGATGCACCGCCTGAAAACCGGTGCGCTGATCCGTGCCGCCGTGCGTATGGGCGCGCTGTGCTGCGAAGATTTGGATACGGCGGCTTTGGCGCGTCTGGACGCTTATGCCGGCCAAATCGGGCTGGCGTTTCAAGTGGTGGACGACGTGCTCGACTGCGAAGCGGATACCGCCACTTTGGGCAAAACCGCCGGCAAAGATGCCGACAACGACAAGCCGACCTATGTCCGGCTGATGGGTTTGGCCGAAGCCAAAAATTATGCGCACCATCTGATTGACGGGGCATTGGCCGAATTGGCAGACTTCGACGGTCGCGCCCTGCGCCTGCGCCAATTGGCACAATTCGTTGTGGCGCGCACCCATTGA
- the rpsB gene encoding 30S ribosomal protein S2 has protein sequence MSQVTMRQMLEAGVHFGHQTRYWNPKMEQYIFGARNKIHIINLEKTLPLFHEAQEVVRRLVANKGTVLFVGTKRQAREIVREEAQRAGMPYVDHRWLGGMLTNYKTVKQSIKRLEEKAAVLENAEASGFNKKELLDMTREVEKLERSLGGIKNMKGLPDAIFVIDTGYQHGTLVEAAKLGIPVIAVVDTNNSPDGVKHVIPGNDDSAKAIRLYCRGMADAVLEGKNQAVAEVAAAAQAAQEAAE, from the coding sequence ATGTCTCAAGTTACCATGCGCCAAATGCTGGAAGCCGGCGTACACTTCGGCCACCAAACCCGTTACTGGAACCCGAAAATGGAGCAGTACATTTTCGGCGCGCGCAACAAAATCCACATCATCAATCTGGAAAAAACCCTGCCGCTGTTCCACGAAGCACAGGAAGTGGTGCGCCGTCTGGTGGCGAACAAAGGTACCGTGCTGTTTGTCGGTACCAAACGCCAGGCACGCGAAATCGTGCGCGAAGAAGCCCAGCGCGCCGGTATGCCTTATGTAGACCACCGCTGGTTGGGCGGTATGCTGACCAACTACAAAACCGTCAAACAGTCGATCAAGCGTCTGGAAGAAAAAGCGGCCGTTCTGGAAAACGCCGAAGCCAGCGGTTTCAATAAAAAAGAACTGCTGGACATGACCCGCGAAGTGGAAAAGCTGGAACGCTCTTTGGGCGGCATTAAAAACATGAAAGGCCTGCCCGATGCGATTTTCGTCATCGATACAGGCTACCAGCACGGCACACTGGTTGAAGCGGCCAAGCTGGGTATTCCCGTGATTGCCGTGGTGGATACCAACAACAGCCCCGACGGCGTGAAACACGTGATTCCGGGCAACGACGACTCGGCCAAAGCCATCCGTCTGTACTGCCGCGGCATGGCCGATGCCGTGTTGGAAGGCAAAAATCAGGCTGTGGCCGAAGTGGCCGCCGCTGCCCAAGCCGCACAGGAAGCCGCCGAATAA
- a CDS encoding exodeoxyribonuclease VII small subunit, translating into MKKQTAPKSFEEALSRLEVLTQQMQSGDMPLEAALAAYQEGNRLVQYCQNKLAEVEQKLQILDGEQLKEWNLEHSE; encoded by the coding sequence ATGAAGAAACAGACCGCGCCGAAGTCTTTTGAAGAAGCATTAAGCCGTCTGGAAGTGCTCACGCAGCAGATGCAGTCGGGCGATATGCCGCTGGAAGCGGCTCTGGCCGCCTATCAGGAGGGCAACAGACTGGTGCAGTATTGCCAGAACAAGCTGGCCGAAGTGGAGCAGAAGCTGCAAATATTGGACGGAGAACAGTTGAAGGAATGGAACCTTGAACACAGCGAATGA
- the rsgA gene encoding ribosome small subunit-dependent GTPase A, producing MTDTARIIASYGRRYTVRTAAGRVYDATTRKKRVDFACGDWVEIEVQNGEQAVIAGYLPRASLLYRQDARRTKLIAANVDRVFIVLAAVPAPSEMLLQRALLAAEAGGIEPVIVLNKADLPQTRDWWDKLAFYRGLGYPAVRVCALESAEVLRPWLENATGIFLGQSGMGKSTLTNALLGKEAARTGKISAALDAGRHTTTHAQLYDLDSRSHLIDSPGLQEFGLFHLQAADLLHYLPDMRGLAGQCRFHNCRHRQEPGCAVKEAAQNGTVRPERLAFLQRIAEELDARA from the coding sequence ATGACCGATACCGCCCGCATTATCGCCAGTTACGGCCGCCGTTATACCGTCCGCACGGCTGCCGGGCGGGTATACGATGCCACCACGCGCAAGAAGCGGGTGGATTTTGCCTGCGGCGATTGGGTGGAAATCGAGGTGCAGAACGGCGAGCAGGCGGTGATTGCCGGTTATCTGCCGCGCGCCAGCCTGCTTTACCGGCAGGACGCGCGGCGCACCAAGCTGATTGCCGCCAATGTGGACAGGGTGTTTATCGTGCTGGCGGCGGTGCCCGCGCCCAGCGAAATGCTGTTGCAGCGCGCTTTGCTGGCGGCCGAGGCGGGCGGCATCGAGCCTGTGATTGTGCTGAACAAGGCCGACCTGCCGCAAACCCGGGACTGGTGGGACAAGCTGGCGTTTTACCGCGGTTTGGGCTATCCCGCCGTCAGGGTGTGCGCACTGGAAAGTGCCGAAGTGTTGCGGCCGTGGCTGGAAAACGCCACCGGTATTTTTCTTGGCCAGTCGGGCATGGGCAAATCCACGCTGACCAACGCTTTGTTGGGGAAAGAGGCGGCGCGCACGGGAAAAATTTCCGCCGCACTCGATGCCGGACGCCACACCACCACCCACGCCCAACTGTATGATTTGGACAGCCGCAGCCATCTGATTGACTCGCCGGGTTTGCAGGAATTCGGCTTGTTTCATTTGCAGGCGGCCGATTTGCTGCATTATCTGCCCGATATGCGCGGCTTGGCCGGGCAATGCCGCTTCCACAACTGCCGGCACCGGCAGGAACCCGGCTGTGCGGTCAAGGAAGCGGCACAAAACGGTACGGTGAGGCCGGAGCGGCTGGCGTTTTTGCAGCGTATTGCCGAAGAACTGGATGCGCGTGCCTGA
- a CDS encoding primosomal protein N', which translates to MILHHIALNVPLSDGLLTYRHPSALPAGCRVAVRFRGRTVAGVVWAGGVESTLAADKILPVDAVFDQEPPLPEHWRALLAFTARYYHYPLGQAVFAALPAGLRAAKPVSPPAPPLRYTLNAAGRAQTPPPERFRKQHALWQALYSDGLDAAALRQFGAQAGGLVQKWADAGWVDSFEAAAPVLRPSEYTLNSAQQAAADTVTAAIGTFAPFLLFGITGSGKTEVYFEVMAEVLAAGKQVLFLLPEINLTPQLLARVRRRFGGVPTAVLHSQAAAGERTRDYLRAMLGQAKLIIGTRLAVFAPLADAGLMVVDEEHDGSFKQDNELRYHARDLAVWRAKQSGCPIILGSATPSLESWHKAQSGAYRLLTLDKRARTAARPPQVDILHTGRLKLDNGFSSQALALLADNYRQGGLSLVYLNRRGFSPALFCGDCGHTFGCTRCSAKMVLHRHTRQLRCHHCDLRQPVPHRCPDCGNQDLTAVGQGTQRVEETLRALLPQAAVVRVDRDSTARKSDWDGLYRRIAEGGVDVLVGTQMLAKGHDFARLNLVVVLNADGSLYSADFRAPERLFAELMQVSGRAGRADRAGRVLIQTQVPEHPVFAAVQAQDYRRFAETETAERRVMNMPPYGFQTAIRADAAHLADAMTFLTDIHAVTAPLTDGQVSVFGPAPMLMARLAERERAQVFLESADRRSLHRAVSLWVQVMQQHRDGRIRWSVDVDPQEM; encoded by the coding sequence ATGATTCTGCACCATATCGCCCTGAATGTGCCGCTTTCAGACGGCCTTTTGACCTACCGCCACCCGTCCGCCCTGCCCGCAGGCTGCCGGGTGGCGGTACGCTTTCGCGGCCGGACGGTGGCGGGCGTGGTGTGGGCGGGCGGTGTGGAAAGCACGCTGGCGGCGGACAAAATCCTGCCGGTTGATGCGGTGTTCGACCAAGAGCCGCCGCTGCCCGAACACTGGCGCGCGCTGCTGGCGTTTACGGCGCGCTATTATCATTATCCGCTGGGGCAGGCGGTGTTTGCCGCGCTGCCGGCGGGATTGCGCGCCGCCAAGCCCGTTTCGCCGCCCGCCCCGCCGCTGCGCTACACGCTCAATGCGGCAGGACGGGCGCAAACGCCGCCGCCCGAACGTTTCCGCAAACAGCACGCGCTGTGGCAGGCTCTGTATTCAGACGGCCTCGATGCGGCGGCACTCAGGCAGTTCGGCGCGCAGGCGGGCGGTTTGGTGCAGAAATGGGCAGATGCGGGCTGGGTGGATTCGTTTGAGGCCGCCGCGCCGGTATTGAGGCCGTCTGAATACACACTCAACAGCGCGCAGCAGGCGGCCGCCGACACAGTAACCGCCGCCATCGGCACTTTCGCGCCCTTTCTGCTGTTCGGCATCACGGGCAGCGGCAAAACGGAAGTGTATTTCGAGGTGATGGCCGAAGTGCTGGCGGCGGGGAAACAGGTGCTGTTCCTGCTGCCGGAAATCAATCTGACTCCGCAGCTGCTCGCGCGCGTCCGCCGCCGTTTCGGCGGCGTACCGACGGCGGTGCTGCACAGTCAGGCCGCAGCGGGCGAGCGCACACGGGATTATCTGCGCGCCATGCTGGGGCAGGCCAAACTGATTATCGGCACGCGGCTGGCGGTGTTTGCGCCGCTGGCCGATGCCGGGCTGATGGTGGTGGACGAAGAGCATGACGGTTCGTTCAAACAGGATAACGAGCTGCGCTACCATGCGCGCGATTTGGCGGTGTGGCGCGCCAAACAGAGCGGCTGCCCGATTATTCTGGGATCGGCCACGCCGAGTTTGGAGAGCTGGCACAAGGCACAGAGCGGCGCATACCGCCTTTTAACCTTGGACAAACGCGCCCGCACCGCCGCCCGCCCGCCGCAAGTAGATATTCTGCACACCGGCCGTCTGAAACTGGACAACGGTTTCTCGTCGCAGGCACTCGCATTATTGGCAGACAATTACCGCCAAGGCGGCCTGTCGCTGGTTTATCTGAACCGGCGCGGCTTCTCCCCCGCCCTGTTCTGCGGCGACTGCGGCCATACGTTCGGCTGTACGCGCTGTTCGGCCAAAATGGTGCTGCACCGCCACACACGCCAATTGCGCTGCCACCATTGCGACCTGCGCCAACCCGTTCCCCACCGCTGCCCCGACTGCGGCAATCAGGATTTAACCGCCGTCGGCCAAGGCACGCAGCGCGTGGAAGAAACCCTGCGCGCGCTGCTGCCGCAGGCGGCCGTTGTCCGCGTAGACCGCGACAGCACCGCGCGCAAAAGCGACTGGGACGGCCTGTACCGCCGCATTGCCGAAGGCGGCGTCGATGTCTTGGTCGGCACACAGATGCTGGCCAAAGGCCACGACTTTGCACGGCTGAATCTGGTGGTGGTGCTCAACGCCGACGGCAGCCTGTACAGCGCGGATTTCCGCGCACCAGAACGGCTGTTTGCCGAACTGATGCAGGTTTCCGGCCGCGCCGGACGGGCGGACCGCGCAGGCCGCGTGCTGATTCAGACCCAAGTGCCCGAACACCCCGTTTTTGCCGCCGTGCAGGCACAGGACTACCGCCGCTTTGCCGAGACTGAAACGGCCGAACGCCGCGTGATGAATATGCCGCCCTACGGTTTTCAGACGGCCATACGCGCCGATGCCGCGCACTTGGCCGATGCCATGACGTTTCTCACCGATATTCATGCCGTTACCGCCCCGCTGACGGACGGGCAGGTTTCCGTTTTCGGCCCTGCACCGATGTTGATGGCACGGCTGGCAGAGCGCGAGCGCGCGCAAGTGTTTCTCGAATCCGCCGACCGCCGCAGCCTGCACCGCGCCGTCAGCCTGTGGGTGCAGGTGATGCAGCAGCACCGCGACGGGCGGATACGCTGGTCTGTCGATGTGGATCCGCAGGAAATGTAG
- a CDS encoding energy transducer TonB — MKNEPMLTPQTLAVVLLIHALLFAWSWQSRPPQLLKSGDIQFVDLAAFGTPEGGSAAPPLPEPAPPKPAPKPEPKREQPKPEPKREKPPVKAVVTDNPKADMRREEPKPKPEPRPEPKPRPEPEAKPETRPAEANPRGEAVHRAAGSSGNGETAAVGSSKSRGTPDGGGSGSGAGSSAGNPIRATGSIPRPAYPALSLENGEEGTVMLKVLVAPGGRVERVSVAKSSGFARLDRAAANSAKNGRFNASAWMEFSVPVAFRIE, encoded by the coding sequence ATGAAAAACGAACCTATGCTGACACCGCAGACTTTGGCCGTTGTGCTGCTGATACACGCCCTCCTGTTTGCATGGAGCTGGCAGAGCAGACCGCCCCAACTGTTGAAGTCGGGCGATATTCAATTTGTCGATCTGGCCGCCTTCGGTACCCCCGAAGGCGGTTCGGCTGCGCCGCCGCTGCCCGAACCCGCGCCGCCCAAACCCGCACCGAAGCCCGAACCGAAACGGGAGCAGCCCAAGCCCGAGCCGAAGCGCGAAAAACCGCCCGTCAAGGCTGTGGTAACGGACAATCCCAAGGCCGATATGCGCCGCGAGGAACCGAAGCCCAAACCCGAACCGCGCCCCGAGCCCAAGCCCCGTCCCGAGCCCGAGGCCAAACCCGAAACCAGACCTGCCGAAGCCAACCCCCGGGGTGAGGCCGTACACCGCGCCGCAGGCAGCAGCGGCAACGGCGAAACCGCCGCCGTGGGCAGCAGCAAAAGCAGGGGCACGCCCGACGGCGGCGGCAGCGGCTCGGGTGCGGGCAGCAGTGCGGGCAACCCGATTAGGGCTACCGGCAGCATCCCGCGCCCCGCCTATCCCGCGCTGTCGCTGGAAAACGGCGAAGAAGGCACGGTGATGCTGAAAGTGCTGGTTGCCCCGGGCGGCCGGGTGGAAAGGGTCAGCGTTGCCAAAAGCAGCGGTTTTGCCCGTCTCGACCGTGCGGCGGCCAACAGTGCCAAAAACGGCCGCTTCAATGCGTCGGCATGGATGGAATTCAGCGTACCGGTTGCCTTCCGTATCGAGTAA
- a CDS encoding biopolymer transporter ExbD, translating to MAFGSLNGHGDDAPMSEINVTPLVDVMLVLLIVFMITMPVLTHTIPISLPTASDQAKPAEEPKDPLRLTIDRDGAYYLGDKQTSPEALAQTFVQAKTANPDTVLAIDADKDTAYDAVAQALNMAKDAGLAKVGFVTEKRAD from the coding sequence ATGGCATTCGGATCCCTGAACGGCCACGGCGATGATGCGCCGATGAGCGAAATCAACGTAACCCCGCTGGTCGATGTGATGCTGGTCTTGCTGATTGTCTTTATGATCACCATGCCCGTACTCACCCACACCATACCCATTTCCCTGCCCACCGCTTCCGATCAGGCCAAGCCCGCAGAAGAACCGAAAGACCCCCTGCGGCTCACCATAGACCGCGACGGAGCCTATTATCTGGGCGACAAACAGACCTCGCCGGAAGCCTTGGCGCAAACCTTCGTCCAGGCCAAAACCGCCAACCCCGATACCGTTCTCGCCATCGATGCCGACAAAGACACCGCCTACGATGCCGTCGCCCAAGCCCTGAACATGGCCAAAGACGCGGGCTTGGCCAAAGTCGGCTTCGTAACCGAAAAACGCGCCGACTGA